One Salmo trutta chromosome 12, fSalTru1.1, whole genome shotgun sequence genomic region harbors:
- the LOC115203059 gene encoding ubiquitin carboxyl-terminal hydrolase 47 isoform X9, whose amino-acid sequence MGPLDPSSEMSLTESGFEPGKRNFLQLSDKDGEQPQIASDESGTAGSSGLDDRQERFIGPLPRDCTVGCSSDYSSPSYSYSSILNKSDTGYVGLVNQAMTCYLNSLLQTLFMTPEFRNALYNWEFEESEEDPVTSIPYQLQRLFLLLQTSKKRAIETTDVTRSFGWDSSEAWQQHDVQELCRVMFDALEQKWKQTEQQQFSPLTADLINQLYQGKLKDYVRCLECGYESWRIDTYLDIPLVIRPFGASQAYGSVEEALQAFVQPETLDGANQYFCERCKKKCDARKGLRFLHFPYLLTLQLKRFDFDYTTMHRIKLNDRMSFPEELDMGPFIDVEDEKSPQTESCTDSGAENEGSCHSDQMSNDFSADDGVDEGICLDSASSTERVLKPKVPSLNTSSLTFELFSVMVHSGSAAGGHYYACIKSFSDGQWYSFNDQHVSKITQEDIRKTYGGSSGSRGYYSSAFASSTNAYMLIYRLKDPSRNAKYLDCDDFPEHIKHLVQREKESEEQEKRQREIERNTCKIKLFCMHPVKMMAMMENKLEVHKDKTLREATEMAYKLMELDGVVPLDCCRLVKYDEFHEYLERSYEGEDDTPMGLLLGGVKSSYMFDLLLETRRPEQVFQPYKPGEVMVKVHVVDLKTDTVAPPVSIRAYLNQSITEFKQLIAQATELSAETMRVVLERCYNDLRLLYVPNKTLKAEGFFRSNKVFVESSESPDHQVTFTDSLLWKLLDRHGNTIRLFVSLPVQSPGTNRTICQKVGGDPEECSEGSKGNRNSVETILEESTEKLKNLSLQQGSSTSDSQKSSDTSDFEHIESPSPSQEPDSSSVSAVVAVDNRELENRIRVASGGSGGGTYSDPETQFPGEERSDSEVNNDRSTSSVDSDILSSSHSSDTLCNADSGPIQLANGLDSHSITSSRRSKANEGKKETWDTAEEDSGTDSEYDENGKSKAESYYLYFRAEPYAQEDGSGEGGQKCVLVHVDKRITLSAFKQNLEPFVGVTSTQFKVFRVYANNQEFESVRLNETLSSFSDDNKITIRLGRALKKGEYRVKVYQLLVNDAEPCKFLVDTVFAKGMTVKQSKEELMPQLKDQCKLDLNIDKFRLRKKTWKNPGTVFLDYHVYEEDINISSNWEVFLEVLDGPEKMKSMSQLAVLTRRWTPAQMKLEPFQEVVLESSSVEELKEKLSEISGVPLENLEFAKGRGTFPCDISVLEIHQDLDWNPKVSTLNVWPLYICDDGAVVFYRDSTEEPMEQSEDERNELMKRESSRLLKTGHRVSYSPRKEKALKIYLDGGPVKDPGQD is encoded by the exons ATG GGGCCGCTGGACCCCAGCAGTGAGATGTCCCTCACTGAGTCCGGGTTCGAGCCCGGGAAGAGGAACTTCCTCCAACTCTCAGACAAGGACGGAGAACAGCCTCAGATTGCATCG GATGAGTCGGGGACAGCGGGCAGCAGTGGTCTGGATGACCGCCAGGAGCGCTTCATCGGCCCCCTGCCCAGAGACTGCACGGTGGGCTGCAGCAGTGACTACAGCAGCCCCAGCTACTCCTACTCCTCCATCCTCAACAAGTCTGACACAG GATATGTGGGTTTGGTTAACCAGGCCATGACCTGCTATTTGAACAGCCTTCTACAAACACTGTTTATGACCCCAGAGTTCAGAAATGCGCTGTACAA CTGGGAGTTTGAGGAGTCGGAGGAAGACCCAGTCACCAGCATCCCTTACCAGCTACAGAGGCTGTTTTTGCTGCTGCAGACCAGTAAGAAGAGGGCCATCGAGACCACCGATGTGACCCGCAGCTTCGGCTGGGACAGCAGCGAAG CCTGGCAGCAGCATGACGTCCAGGAGCTGTGTAGGGTCATGTTTGATGCCTTGGAGCAGAAATGGAAGCAGACAGAGCAG CAGCAGTTTTCTCCACTTACG GCTGACCTGATTAACCAGCTTTACCAGGGGAAGCTGAAGGACTATGTGCGCTGTCTGGAGTGTGGCTATGAGAGCTGGAGGATCGACACCTACCTGGACATCCCTCTGGTCATCAGACCATTTGGGGCCAGCCAGGCTTATGGCAGCGTG GAGGAGGCTCTGCAGGCCTTCGTCCAGCCAGAGACTCTGGACGGGGCCAACCAGTATTTCTGTGAGCGCTGCAAGAAAAAATGTGATGCCCGTAAG GGGCTGAGGTTTCTGCACTTTCCCTACCTGCTGACTCTGCAGCTGAAGCGTTTTGACTTTGACTACACCACTATGCACCGCATCAAACTCAACGACCGCATGTCCTTTCCTGAGGAGCTGGACATGGGTCCCTTCATCGACGTGGAGGACGAG AAATCTCCTCAAACGGAGAGCTGCACTGACAGCGGGGCAGAGAATGAAGGCAGTTGCCACAGCGACCAGATGAGCAACGACTTCTCGGCGGACGACGGTGTGGATGAGGGCATCTGCCTGGACAGCGCCAGCAGTACTGAGAGGGTCCTGAAGCCAAAGGTACCCAGCCTCAACACT AGTTCATTGACCTTTGAGCTGTTCTCGGTCATGGTGCATTCGGGCAGCGCTGCAGGTGGCCACTACTATGCCTGCATTAAGTCCTTCAGCGATGGCCAGTGGTACAGTTTCAACGACCAGCACGTCAGCAAG ATCACCCAGGAAGACATCAGGAAAACGTATGGAGGGTCCTCGGGGAGCAGAGGCTATTACTCCAGTGCCTTTGCCAG CTCTACGAATGCGTATATGCTGATTTATAGGTTGAAAGACCCCTCAAGGAATGCAA AGTATCTGGATTGTGATGACTTCCCTGAGCACATAAAGCATCTGGTCCAGAGGGAGAAGGAGTCTGAGGAGCAGgagaaaagacagagggagatcGAGCGCAATACCTGCAAG ATCAAGCTGTTCTGCATGCATCCGGTGAAGATGATGGCTATGATGGAGAACAAGCTGGAAGTGCACAAGGACAAGACGCTCAGAGAGGCAACAGAGATGGCCTACAAG CTCATGGAACTGGATGGGGTGGTCCCGCTGGACTGCTGTCGCCTGGTCAAGTACGATGAGTTCCATGAGTACCTGGAGCGCTCGTATGAGGGCGAGGACGACACCCCCATGGGGCTGCTGCTGGGCGGGGTCAAGTCCTCCTACATGTTTGACCTGCTGCTGGAGACCCGCAGACCAGAGCAAGTCTTCCAGCCATACAAACCTGGAG agGTGATGGTGAAGGTTCACGTGGTGGATCTGAAGACTGACACTGTCGCCCCTCCAGTCAGCATCAGGGCCTACCTAAACCAGTCAATCACTGAGTTCAAGCAGCTCATTGCACAG GCCACAGAGCTCTCAGCTGAAACCATGCGTGTCGTCCTGGAGCGCTGCTATAATGACCTTCGGCTTCTCTACGTGCCCAACAAGACACTGAAAGCAGAGGGTTTCTTCAGGAGCAACAAG GTTTTTGTGGAAAGCTCTGAATCCCCAGATCACCAGGTCACTTTCACTGATTCCCTCTTGTGGAAACTGCTGGATCGCCATGGGAACACAATCCGCCTGTTTGTCTCGCTCCCTGTGCAATCCCCCGGCACCAACAGAACTATTTGCCAAAAAGTGGGCGGTGACCCTGAGGAGTGCTCTGAGGGGTCAAAGGGCAACAGGAATTCTGTAGAGACCATCCTGGAGGAGAGCACAGAGAAGCTGAAGAACCTGTCCCTCCAGCAGGGCTCCAGCACCAGTGACAGCCAGAAGAGCTCAGACACCAGCGACTTCGAGCACATCGAgtccccctcaccctctcagGAACCAGACTCCTCCTCCGTATCCGCTGTCGTTGCAGTCGACAACCGAGAGCTGGAGAACCGGATCCGGGTGGCCAGTGGGGGGAGCGGTGGGGGGACCTACTCTGACCCGGAAACCCAGTTCCCTGGGGAGGAGCGCTCGGACTCTGAGGTGAACAACGACCGCAGCACGAGTTCAGTTGACAGTGACATCCTGAGCTCCAGCCACAGCAGTGACACGCTGTGCAACGCCGACAGCGGCCCCATTCAGCTGGCCAATGGCCTGGACTCACACAGCATCACCAGCAGCCGCCGCTCCAAGGCCAACGAGGGTAAGAAAGAGACGTGGGACACAGCCGAGGAGGACAGTGGCACGGACAGCGAGTATGATGAGAATGGGAAGAGCAAGGCGGAATCCTATTACCTCTACTTCAGAGCAGAACCATATGCACAGGAGGACGGCTCTGGGGAAGGAGGCCAGAAAT GTGTACTGGTCCACGTGGATAAGAGGATAACTCTGTCAGCGTTCAAACAGAACCTGGAGCCTTTTGTGGGGGTCACCTCTACCCAGTTCAAGGTGTTCCGCGTCTACGCCAACAACCAGGAGTTTGAGAGTGTACGGCTCAACGAgaccctctcttccttctctgaCGACAACAAG ATAACCATTCGATTAGGCAGAGCACTGAAGAAGGGCGAGTATCGGGTGAAAGTGTACCAGCTACTAGTGAATGATGCAGAG CCCTGTAAGTTCCTCGTGGACACCGTGTTTGCTAAGGGCATGACTGTGAAACAGTCCAAAGAGGAGCTAATGCCTCAGCTGAAAGACCAATGCAAGCTGGATCTCAACATCGACAA gttCCGTCTCAGGAAGAAGACGTGGAAGAACCCAGGGACAGTGTTTCTGGACTACCACGTCTACGAGGAGGACATCAACATCTCCAGTAACTGGGAGGTCTTTCTGGAGGTTCTAGATG GACCGGAGAAGATGAAGTCCATGTCCCAGCTGGCTGTGCTGACCCGCCGCTGGACCCCCGCCCAGATGAAGCTGGAGCCCTTCCAGGAAGTGGTTCTGGAGAGCAGCAGTGTGGAGGAACTCaaggaaaag ctcagtGAAATAAGTGGTGTTCCTCTTGAAAACCTGGAGTTTGCGAAG GGGCGCGGAACATTTCCTTGTGATATCTCGGTATTGGAGATCCATCAGGATCTGGACTGGAACCCTAAAGTGTCCACTCTGAATGTGTGGCCTCTGTACATCTGTGATGATGGCGCTGTGGTCTTCTACAG
- the LOC115203059 gene encoding ubiquitin carboxyl-terminal hydrolase 47 isoform X6: MEMVPSEENQLVLKEVENAAEEPRVLCIVQDTTNAKTVNERLTLNLPASTTLSKLFEDVAHKAGYVNGTFDLAWRKTGDMGPLDPSSEMSLTESGFEPGKRNFLQLSDKDGEQPQIASDESGTAGSSGLDDRQERFIGPLPRDCTVGCSSDYSSPSYSYSSILNKSDTGYVGLVNQAMTCYLNSLLQTLFMTPEFRNALYNWEFEESEEDPVTSIPYQLQRLFLLLQTSKKRAIETTDVTRSFGWDSSEAWQQHDVQELCRVMFDALEQKWKQTEQQQFSPLTADLINQLYQGKLKDYVRCLECGYESWRIDTYLDIPLVIRPFGASQAYGSVEEALQAFVQPETLDGANQYFCERCKKKCDARKGLRFLHFPYLLTLQLKRFDFDYTTMHRIKLNDRMSFPEELDMGPFIDVEDEKSPQTESCTDSGAENEGSCHSDQMSNDFSADDGVDEGICLDSASSTERVLKPKVPSLNTSSLTFELFSVMVHSGSAAGGHYYACIKSFSDGQWYSFNDQHVSKITQEDIRKTYGGSSGSRGYYSSAFASSTNAYMLIYRLKDPSRNAKYLDCDDFPEHIKHLVQREKESEEQEKRQREIERNTCKIKLFCMHPVKMMAMMENKLEVHKDKTLREATEMAYKLMELDGVVPLDCCRLVKYDEFHEYLERSYEGEDDTPMGLLLGGVKSSYMFDLLLETRRPEQVFQPYKPGEVMVKVHVVDLKTDTVAPPVSIRAYLNQSITEFKQLIAQATELSAETMRVVLERCYNDLRLLYVPNKTLKAEGFFRSNKVFVESSESPDHQVTFTDSLLWKLLDRHGNTIRLFVSLPVQSPGTNRTICQKVGGDPEECSEGSKGNRNSVETILEESTEKLKNLSLQQGSSTSDSQKSSDTSDFEHIESPSPSQEPDSSSVSAVVAVDNRELENRIRVASGGSGGGTYSDPETQFPGEERSDSEVNNDRSTSSVDSDILSSSHSSDTLCNADSGPIQLANGLDSHSITSSRRSKANEGKKETWDTAEEDSGTDSEYDENGKSKAESYYLYFRAEPYAQEDGSGEGGQKCVLVHVDKRITLSAFKQNLEPFVGVTSTQFKVFRVYANNQEFESVRLNETLSSFSDDNKITIRLGRALKKGEYRVKVYQLLVNDAEPCKFLVDTVFAKGMTVKQSKEELMPQLKDQCKLDLNIDKFRLRKKTWKNPGTVFLDYHVYEEDINISSNWEVFLEVLDGPEKMKSMSQLAVLTRRWTPAQMKLEPFQEVVLESSSVEELKEKLSEISGVPLENLEFAKGRGTFPCDISVLEIHQDLDWNPKVSTLNVWPLYICDDGAVVFYRDSTEEPMEQSEDERNELMKRESSRLLKTGHRVSYSPRKEKALKIYLDGGPVKDPGQD; the protein is encoded by the exons ATGGAAATGGTGCCCAGCGAAGAGAATCAGCTCGTACTCAAAGAG GTAGAGAATGCGGCGGAGGAGCCCAGAGTGCTGTGCATAGTCCAGGACACTACCAATGCTAAGACAGTCAATGAAAGGCTCACCCTCAACTTGCCAGCCTCCACCACCCTCTCCAAACTCTTCGAGGATGTGGCCCACAAGGCGGGCTATGTGAACGGCACCTTTGACCTGGCATGGCGCAAGACCGGGGACATG GGGCCGCTGGACCCCAGCAGTGAGATGTCCCTCACTGAGTCCGGGTTCGAGCCCGGGAAGAGGAACTTCCTCCAACTCTCAGACAAGGACGGAGAACAGCCTCAGATTGCATCG GATGAGTCGGGGACAGCGGGCAGCAGTGGTCTGGATGACCGCCAGGAGCGCTTCATCGGCCCCCTGCCCAGAGACTGCACGGTGGGCTGCAGCAGTGACTACAGCAGCCCCAGCTACTCCTACTCCTCCATCCTCAACAAGTCTGACACAG GATATGTGGGTTTGGTTAACCAGGCCATGACCTGCTATTTGAACAGCCTTCTACAAACACTGTTTATGACCCCAGAGTTCAGAAATGCGCTGTACAA CTGGGAGTTTGAGGAGTCGGAGGAAGACCCAGTCACCAGCATCCCTTACCAGCTACAGAGGCTGTTTTTGCTGCTGCAGACCAGTAAGAAGAGGGCCATCGAGACCACCGATGTGACCCGCAGCTTCGGCTGGGACAGCAGCGAAG CCTGGCAGCAGCATGACGTCCAGGAGCTGTGTAGGGTCATGTTTGATGCCTTGGAGCAGAAATGGAAGCAGACAGAGCAG CAGCAGTTTTCTCCACTTACG GCTGACCTGATTAACCAGCTTTACCAGGGGAAGCTGAAGGACTATGTGCGCTGTCTGGAGTGTGGCTATGAGAGCTGGAGGATCGACACCTACCTGGACATCCCTCTGGTCATCAGACCATTTGGGGCCAGCCAGGCTTATGGCAGCGTG GAGGAGGCTCTGCAGGCCTTCGTCCAGCCAGAGACTCTGGACGGGGCCAACCAGTATTTCTGTGAGCGCTGCAAGAAAAAATGTGATGCCCGTAAG GGGCTGAGGTTTCTGCACTTTCCCTACCTGCTGACTCTGCAGCTGAAGCGTTTTGACTTTGACTACACCACTATGCACCGCATCAAACTCAACGACCGCATGTCCTTTCCTGAGGAGCTGGACATGGGTCCCTTCATCGACGTGGAGGACGAG AAATCTCCTCAAACGGAGAGCTGCACTGACAGCGGGGCAGAGAATGAAGGCAGTTGCCACAGCGACCAGATGAGCAACGACTTCTCGGCGGACGACGGTGTGGATGAGGGCATCTGCCTGGACAGCGCCAGCAGTACTGAGAGGGTCCTGAAGCCAAAGGTACCCAGCCTCAACACT AGTTCATTGACCTTTGAGCTGTTCTCGGTCATGGTGCATTCGGGCAGCGCTGCAGGTGGCCACTACTATGCCTGCATTAAGTCCTTCAGCGATGGCCAGTGGTACAGTTTCAACGACCAGCACGTCAGCAAG ATCACCCAGGAAGACATCAGGAAAACGTATGGAGGGTCCTCGGGGAGCAGAGGCTATTACTCCAGTGCCTTTGCCAG CTCTACGAATGCGTATATGCTGATTTATAGGTTGAAAGACCCCTCAAGGAATGCAA AGTATCTGGATTGTGATGACTTCCCTGAGCACATAAAGCATCTGGTCCAGAGGGAGAAGGAGTCTGAGGAGCAGgagaaaagacagagggagatcGAGCGCAATACCTGCAAG ATCAAGCTGTTCTGCATGCATCCGGTGAAGATGATGGCTATGATGGAGAACAAGCTGGAAGTGCACAAGGACAAGACGCTCAGAGAGGCAACAGAGATGGCCTACAAG CTCATGGAACTGGATGGGGTGGTCCCGCTGGACTGCTGTCGCCTGGTCAAGTACGATGAGTTCCATGAGTACCTGGAGCGCTCGTATGAGGGCGAGGACGACACCCCCATGGGGCTGCTGCTGGGCGGGGTCAAGTCCTCCTACATGTTTGACCTGCTGCTGGAGACCCGCAGACCAGAGCAAGTCTTCCAGCCATACAAACCTGGAG agGTGATGGTGAAGGTTCACGTGGTGGATCTGAAGACTGACACTGTCGCCCCTCCAGTCAGCATCAGGGCCTACCTAAACCAGTCAATCACTGAGTTCAAGCAGCTCATTGCACAG GCCACAGAGCTCTCAGCTGAAACCATGCGTGTCGTCCTGGAGCGCTGCTATAATGACCTTCGGCTTCTCTACGTGCCCAACAAGACACTGAAAGCAGAGGGTTTCTTCAGGAGCAACAAG GTTTTTGTGGAAAGCTCTGAATCCCCAGATCACCAGGTCACTTTCACTGATTCCCTCTTGTGGAAACTGCTGGATCGCCATGGGAACACAATCCGCCTGTTTGTCTCGCTCCCTGTGCAATCCCCCGGCACCAACAGAACTATTTGCCAAAAAGTGGGCGGTGACCCTGAGGAGTGCTCTGAGGGGTCAAAGGGCAACAGGAATTCTGTAGAGACCATCCTGGAGGAGAGCACAGAGAAGCTGAAGAACCTGTCCCTCCAGCAGGGCTCCAGCACCAGTGACAGCCAGAAGAGCTCAGACACCAGCGACTTCGAGCACATCGAgtccccctcaccctctcagGAACCAGACTCCTCCTCCGTATCCGCTGTCGTTGCAGTCGACAACCGAGAGCTGGAGAACCGGATCCGGGTGGCCAGTGGGGGGAGCGGTGGGGGGACCTACTCTGACCCGGAAACCCAGTTCCCTGGGGAGGAGCGCTCGGACTCTGAGGTGAACAACGACCGCAGCACGAGTTCAGTTGACAGTGACATCCTGAGCTCCAGCCACAGCAGTGACACGCTGTGCAACGCCGACAGCGGCCCCATTCAGCTGGCCAATGGCCTGGACTCACACAGCATCACCAGCAGCCGCCGCTCCAAGGCCAACGAGGGTAAGAAAGAGACGTGGGACACAGCCGAGGAGGACAGTGGCACGGACAGCGAGTATGATGAGAATGGGAAGAGCAAGGCGGAATCCTATTACCTCTACTTCAGAGCAGAACCATATGCACAGGAGGACGGCTCTGGGGAAGGAGGCCAGAAAT GTGTACTGGTCCACGTGGATAAGAGGATAACTCTGTCAGCGTTCAAACAGAACCTGGAGCCTTTTGTGGGGGTCACCTCTACCCAGTTCAAGGTGTTCCGCGTCTACGCCAACAACCAGGAGTTTGAGAGTGTACGGCTCAACGAgaccctctcttccttctctgaCGACAACAAG ATAACCATTCGATTAGGCAGAGCACTGAAGAAGGGCGAGTATCGGGTGAAAGTGTACCAGCTACTAGTGAATGATGCAGAG CCCTGTAAGTTCCTCGTGGACACCGTGTTTGCTAAGGGCATGACTGTGAAACAGTCCAAAGAGGAGCTAATGCCTCAGCTGAAAGACCAATGCAAGCTGGATCTCAACATCGACAA gttCCGTCTCAGGAAGAAGACGTGGAAGAACCCAGGGACAGTGTTTCTGGACTACCACGTCTACGAGGAGGACATCAACATCTCCAGTAACTGGGAGGTCTTTCTGGAGGTTCTAGATG GACCGGAGAAGATGAAGTCCATGTCCCAGCTGGCTGTGCTGACCCGCCGCTGGACCCCCGCCCAGATGAAGCTGGAGCCCTTCCAGGAAGTGGTTCTGGAGAGCAGCAGTGTGGAGGAACTCaaggaaaag ctcagtGAAATAAGTGGTGTTCCTCTTGAAAACCTGGAGTTTGCGAAG GGGCGCGGAACATTTCCTTGTGATATCTCGGTATTGGAGATCCATCAGGATCTGGACTGGAACCCTAAAGTGTCCACTCTGAATGTGTGGCCTCTGTACATCTGTGATGATGGCGCTGTGGTCTTCTACAG